CTTTTCTGCGTCGTCAGCTGGCGGCCATCCGTCCTCAGCTGATCGTGGCCTTGGGCAAGTTTGCCGCCCAGACCCTGCTGCGCAGTCAGACGCCGATCAGCCAGTTGCGTGGTCATTGGCAGGAATACGACGGTATTCCGTTGATGCCGACCTACCATCCGGCCTACCTGTTGCGCAATCCGGCCGGCAAGCGCGAGGTGTGGCAGGACATGAAACAGGTGTTGCAACGCCTGCGTCAGGTGGCGGCATGAGCCGGCGGCAGCTGCTGGTTCTGGTTGTGGCGGGCCTGCTGGCCTTGGGCAGTGGTGGCTGTGCGACGGCAGCGGTTTCCAAGGTGCCCGATGCTGCCGCTATTCACGCCCAGCTGGCCCGTCAGCATCTGGCGGCCGGCCGGCCGCTGTGGGCGCTCTACAGTCTGCGTGAGGCGGTGGCTCTGGCGCCGGGTGAGCCGGCGTACCGTCGCCAGCTGGCGGGTGTGCTGTACGATCTGGGGTTTGCCGATCAGGCCATAGCCGAAATGGAGCAGCTGTTGCCCCTGACCGGGCAACAGGATTTTCTGCTGTTCGAACTGGGCACCTACCGCTTGGCGGCCGGCCGTATCGCTGCGGCGCGGCAGGCGTTTGAAGCGGTGGTGCAGCTTAATCCGGGTTTTTCCCTGGGGTACTATTATCTGGCGGAAACCCTGCTGCGTCAGGGCGACTATGCCAGCGCCGGGCGGGCGGCCGCCTTGGCGCAACGCTTGGGGCTGCCTGGTTTTGATATGCAGCGGCGCCTGGCCGATCTGGGGATCGCCTTGCCGCCACAGCCCTGGGCCGATGATGGTGGCCTGATCTACCTGCGGCGCATTCGTCTGACCCAGGCCGAGCAGGCGCATCAGCTGTTGCAGCGATTGGCTCAGGGCGAGCGTTTCGAGGATCTGGCGCGGGCCTACGGCGAAGCCGAGGAGCAACGCAGTGGCGGTTATGTGGGCGCGTTGGTGCCATCGCAGCTGCAGCCGCACCTGGCGGCGCGGCTGCAGGCGTTGCGCCCGTTTGATTCGCCGCAGCTGATTGAACAGGCGGGTGACTGGTTGCTGGTACAGCGCATTGCTCCCTGGCAGGCGCCGCATCGGCCCTGAACGGGGCAAGTGCCGTTCTTTCCGGAGGCGGTGCTCAGGCCTGCCGACTGGCGATGCAGTCGATCTCGATGGCGGCACCCTTGGGTAGGGCGGCCACCTGGATGCAGACCCGCGCCGGCGGCGCCGGCGGGCCGAACAGTTCGCCGTAAAGAGCGTTGACGGTGGCAAAATCAGCCAGATCGGTCAAATAGACGGTTGTTTTGACAACCTGCTCCGGTCGTACTCCGGCGGCGCTGAACAGGGCCTGCAGATTGGCGAGCACCTGGCGCGTCTGGGCTTCGATGCCGCCGTTGACCAGTTCGCCGCTAACGGGGTCGAGCGGAATCTGGCCCGAAAAATAGACGGTATCGCCAATGGCGATGGCGGGCGAGTAGGGACCGATGGCGGCGGGTGCCGCCGGACTGCTGATCACTTGTTTCATGGATTCATCCTTTGCGTGGGGTTGGAGGTGGGATGTGCGCCGGCCGGCGCAAGCTTGAACCGCTTGCGACTTTAGCGCTGCCTGGCCGCACTGTAAAGTTTGATGCATGCGCGAAAGGCATCAGGTTGGCTGACCAGGGCGGTTGCCACTGCCGGGAAGGCTTGTCTTCAACCCCTGTACCTGGGAGCACTTATGATCTCCGTCTCTGCCGGAACCATGGTTGCCGCCGGCGCCTCTCCCAAGATCTCGGCCCATGGCGGTCACAGCGGCTCCTTTTGTCTCCATGCCGCCGACAGCCTTGAAGCGCTGGTGCAGGCCTATTGTGAGCAGGGTTTCAGCCGTGTCGGCCTGACCGAACACATGCCGCCGCCGGCGCCCAACTACCGCTACGCCGATGAGGTAGCGGCCGGTCTGACGGTGACGCAGATGGAGACGCGCTTTTGCGCCTATGTTGCCGAAGCGCGGCGCCTGCAGCGTCAGTATGCCGGTCGCCTGCAACTGGATGTGGCGATGGAAAGCGAATGGTATCCGGGCGCCGCCGAACAGGTCCGGCGCTTGTGCCGTGATCACCGGCTCGACTATCTGGTCGGTTCGGTGCACCATGTCGGTGGGGTCAATTTCGATTTTTCCCCGCAGGATTATGACCAGGCGGTCAGGCACTGTGGTGGCATCGAAGCTCTTTATCGGGCTTACTTTGATGCCCAGTACGATCTGATCGTGACCCTTGAACCCCAGCTGGTCGGTCATTTTGATCTTATTCGTCTGTTCGATAGCGACTACCGCCAGCATCTGGAACTGCCAGCGGTTGCCGAACGCATCGAACGCAATCTGGCGGCGATCCGCCAGCGGGGTCTGACGCTGGATCTGAACATGCGGGCGCTGCTGAAGGGGGCAACCGAGCCCTATCCGGCCCTGCCGCTGTTGCAGCGCGCCGTAGCCCTGGGCATTCCACTGGTTCCCGGCGATGATGCCCACCGGGTGGCCGATGTCGGCCAGGGCATCGACCAGGCCTATCGTCTTCTTGCCGAACTGGGGGCGCTGCCGGTGTGCTGGTCGCCCACCAGGATCTCACCAAAGGATGTTCCATGCTGATGAAGCAGATTCTCGACCGCCAGCAGCCCTCGCTGAGCTTTGAATTCTTTCCGCCGCAAACCCCGGCCGGCTGGCAGGCGCTGGAGCAGGAGATCGCTGCCCTGGTGCCGTTGCAGCCAACCTCGGTCAGTATCACCTATGGCGCTGGTGGCTCGACCCGTGACCAGACCCACAAGCTGGTGTTGCGCATTCAGCGTCAGACCGGTATTACCGTGGTGCCGCATCAGACCTGCGTTGCGGCTTCCCGCCAGGAGGTGCGGGAGATTCTGACGCGCTACCAGAATGAGGGCATTGAAAATCTGCTGGCTCTGCGCGGTGACCCACCGCGTGACCAGCCCAACTGGCAGCCGCCGGCCGACGGTTTTGTCCGGGCGGCCGATCTGGTGCGTTTTGTGCGGCAGGAATTTCCAACCATGAGCATTGGCGTGGCGGGGTTTCCCGAGGGCCATCCGGCGACGCCCAATCGTTTGCTGGAGATGGAGTATCTGCGACAGAAGGTCGCGGCCGGAGCCGACTATATTGTGACGCAGTTGTTTTTTGATAATCGTGACTTCTACGACTTCTGCGAGCGCTGTGAACTGGCCGGCATTCGGGTGCCGGTGCTGGCTGGCATCATGCCTTTGCGCAGTCGCAAGAGCATGGAGCGACTGGCCGAACTGGCCGCTGGAGCCCGTTTCCCGGCGGCGCTGCTGCGGCGGCTGGCCGCGGCGGCCGACGATGGCGAGGTCGAGCGTATTGGCATCGACTGGGCTACCGCGCAAGTGGCCGATCTGCTGGGCCAGGGGGTGCGCGGCGTTCATTTCTATACACTCAACAGCGCGGCGGCAACGCGGGAGATCTTCCGCCGGCTGGGATTGCCGGCGGCGTGCCAGGGAGAATAAGGCCAGTGGATATTCGACGGCTTGAGGTGTTTTGCAAGGTGGTTGATCTGGGCAGTTTTACCCGCGCGGCCGAGGCGTCACAGCTGTCGCAGCCCTCGGTCAGTGAGCATGTGCGTACCCTGGAAGAACAGTTTGGCGAAAAGCTTATCGATCGCCTTGGCCGCCGGGCACAGCCGACCCATGCTGGCAAGATTCTTTATCAGTATGCCCGGCGGATCATCCAACTGAAGAATGATGCCGAGCAAGCTATTCGCCAGTATCAGGGTAATCTTTCTGGGCGCTTATCGTTGGGAGCCAGTACCATCCCCGGCGCTTATCTGCTGCCGTCGTTGCTGGAGCAGTTCAAGCAGAACTATCATGCCGTCGAGTTGATGCTGCGCATTGCCGGGACCACTCAGGTGGTGGAAGAGGTGCTCAAGGGCACCCTGGAACTGGGATTGATCGGTACCCAGTGGAAGGATCAGCGCATTGACTGCCAGCCCCTGTTTGGTGACGAACTGGTGCTGGTGGTGCATCCTCAGCATCCTTGGAGCCGGGCGGGGCGAGTGGCAGCAGCGCAGTTACTTGACAGCCCCTTTGTGCTGCGTGAGCCAGGCAGTGGTACCCGCATGGAGATGACTCAGGCGCTGAAACAGGTGGGTGTTGATGTGACCCAGTTTCAGGTGGTGGCCGAGGTGGGTAGCAACGAAGCGGTGCGCCAGGCTGTGCGCAGTGGTATCGGCGCGGCGATTTTGTCCTCCCTGGCCGTGGCCGAGGACGTTGCGCGTGGCCTGCTGTGCCCAGTCCGGATTGATGAACTGACCTTGCCGCGCCGGTTCTATCTGGTGCAGCGGCGTAATCGCCAGCTCAGTC
This window of the Desulfuromonas thiophila genome carries:
- the metF gene encoding methylenetetrahydrofolate reductase [NAD(P)H], whose product is MLMKQILDRQQPSLSFEFFPPQTPAGWQALEQEIAALVPLQPTSVSITYGAGGSTRDQTHKLVLRIQRQTGITVVPHQTCVAASRQEVREILTRYQNEGIENLLALRGDPPRDQPNWQPPADGFVRAADLVRFVRQEFPTMSIGVAGFPEGHPATPNRLLEMEYLRQKVAAGADYIVTQLFFDNRDFYDFCERCELAGIRVPVLAGIMPLRSRKSMERLAELAAGARFPAALLRRLAAAADDGEVERIGIDWATAQVADLLGQGVRGVHFYTLNSAAATREIFRRLGLPAACQGE
- a CDS encoding histidinol-phosphatase: MISVSAGTMVAAGASPKISAHGGHSGSFCLHAADSLEALVQAYCEQGFSRVGLTEHMPPPAPNYRYADEVAAGLTVTQMETRFCAYVAEARRLQRQYAGRLQLDVAMESEWYPGAAEQVRRLCRDHRLDYLVGSVHHVGGVNFDFSPQDYDQAVRHCGGIEALYRAYFDAQYDLIVTLEPQLVGHFDLIRLFDSDYRQHLELPAVAERIERNLAAIRQRGLTLDLNMRALLKGATEPYPALPLLQRAVALGIPLVPGDDAHRVADVGQGIDQAYRLLAELGALPVCWSPTRISPKDVPC
- a CDS encoding Rid family detoxifying hydrolase — translated: MKQVISSPAAPAAIGPYSPAIAIGDTVYFSGQIPLDPVSGELVNGGIEAQTRQVLANLQALFSAAGVRPEQVVKTTVYLTDLADFATVNALYGELFGPPAPPARVCIQVAALPKGAAIEIDCIASRQA
- a CDS encoding tetratricopeptide repeat protein, encoding MSRRQLLVLVVAGLLALGSGGCATAAVSKVPDAAAIHAQLARQHLAAGRPLWALYSLREAVALAPGEPAYRRQLAGVLYDLGFADQAIAEMEQLLPLTGQQDFLLFELGTYRLAAGRIAAARQAFEAVVQLNPGFSLGYYYLAETLLRQGDYASAGRAAALAQRLGLPGFDMQRRLADLGIALPPQPWADDGGLIYLRRIRLTQAEQAHQLLQRLAQGERFEDLARAYGEAEEQRSGGYVGALVPSQLQPHLAARLQALRPFDSPQLIEQAGDWLLVQRIAPWQAPHRP
- a CDS encoding selenium metabolism-associated LysR family transcriptional regulator, producing the protein MDIRRLEVFCKVVDLGSFTRAAEASQLSQPSVSEHVRTLEEQFGEKLIDRLGRRAQPTHAGKILYQYARRIIQLKNDAEQAIRQYQGNLSGRLSLGASTIPGAYLLPSLLEQFKQNYHAVELMLRIAGTTQVVEEVLKGTLELGLIGTQWKDQRIDCQPLFGDELVLVVHPQHPWSRAGRVAAAQLLDSPFVLREPGSGTRMEMTQALKQVGVDVTQFQVVAEVGSNEAVRQAVRSGIGAAILSSLAVAEDVARGLLCPVRIDELTLPRRFYLVQRRNRQLSPLAEAFYRHLLESESVPA